Proteins encoded by one window of Pseudomonas tructae:
- a CDS encoding AraC family transcriptional regulator, with translation MLHSHLTTLNAVSLVLQAFQGQGPGDEALLAGSGISPADLGRADSRITTRQEMLVCANAVAQRREVGLELGRRMHVSCYGMLGYALLSSATLGDALRLAMQYPALLGTLFQLRLIDDGERVWFSASNYREDPQLAAFNAEFCLTSLKVICDDLLGHPLPLLATRFAHPAPEYHALYSDSFPCPLRFEAADNAFAFARSWLEQPLPLADRITHRAMSERCRRLNLEFTGRQAWLGRIRQLLLEQLDAAPGLEGLARQMNCSSRTLRRHLQELGSSYQQLLDELRFERAKQLLAEDQLPIYRIAELLGFSETASFRHAFMRWSGVAPSHFRA, from the coding sequence ATGCTCCATTCACACCTCACCACCCTGAATGCCGTGTCCCTGGTTCTGCAAGCCTTTCAAGGCCAGGGCCCTGGCGATGAGGCACTGCTTGCCGGCAGCGGCATCAGCCCGGCTGACCTGGGCCGCGCCGACTCACGCATCACCACCCGCCAGGAGATGCTGGTGTGCGCCAATGCCGTGGCCCAGCGCCGCGAAGTGGGTCTGGAGCTGGGCCGGCGCATGCATGTTTCCTGCTACGGCATGCTCGGTTACGCCCTGCTCTCCAGTGCCACCTTAGGTGACGCTTTGCGCCTGGCGATGCAGTATCCGGCGCTACTGGGAACACTTTTCCAACTGCGCCTGATCGATGATGGCGAGCGCGTCTGGTTCAGCGCCAGCAACTATCGCGAAGATCCTCAGCTGGCAGCCTTCAATGCCGAGTTCTGCCTGACTTCGCTGAAAGTCATCTGCGACGACCTGCTCGGCCATCCCCTGCCGCTGCTGGCAACGCGCTTCGCCCATCCGGCCCCCGAGTACCACGCGTTGTATAGCGACAGCTTCCCCTGTCCGTTACGTTTCGAGGCGGCGGACAACGCTTTCGCCTTCGCCCGCAGCTGGCTGGAACAGCCCTTGCCACTGGCCGACCGGATCACCCACCGGGCCATGAGCGAGCGCTGCCGGCGGCTTAACCTGGAGTTCACCGGGCGCCAGGCCTGGCTCGGACGAATCCGCCAACTGCTGCTTGAACAACTCGATGCCGCCCCTGGTCTGGAAGGCCTGGCACGGCAGATGAACTGTTCATCGCGCACCCTGCGCCGACACCTGCAGGAGCTGGGCAGCAGCTATCAACAGCTGCTCGACGAACTGCGTTTCGAGCGCGCCAAACAGCTGTTGGCCGAAGATCAGCTACCGATCTACCGCATCGCCGAACTGCTCGGCTTCAGCGAAACGGCCAGCTTTCGTCACGCGTTCATGCGCTGGAGCGGGGTTGCGCCGAGCCACTTCCGCGCCTGA
- a CDS encoding helix-turn-helix domain-containing protein, with protein sequence MTVSIDIRTSLIEGVRTAIADGSLELGTAVRRLRVEVAGLHQSQFASMCKISVRTLIQIEQGEGNPTLKSLNAVFRPFGLQMGVVKRQRQVS encoded by the coding sequence ATGACGGTTTCTATCGATATACGCACATCACTCATCGAAGGTGTGCGCACTGCTATTGCTGACGGATCATTGGAGCTTGGCACTGCAGTCAGGCGTTTGCGCGTCGAGGTGGCCGGTTTGCATCAGAGCCAGTTCGCGAGCATGTGCAAGATATCGGTGCGCACGCTGATTCAGATTGAGCAGGGGGAAGGTAACCCGACGCTGAAGTCGTTGAATGCGGTATTTCGCCCATTCGGCTTGCAGATGGGCGTGGTCAAGCGCCAGCGGCAGGTCAGTTAG
- a CDS encoding histone deacetylase family protein, translated as MLTIYSDDHRLHHGRCELIDGQLMPCFEMPSRADHVLQRVEARELGAIKGPADFGRAPLLRVHSADYLNFFEGAWQRWAELGHDGDLLPFTWPARTLRSVKPVGLHGELGYYSFDAGAPITAGTWQAAYSAAQVALTAQAAIQSGAHSAFALCRPPGHHAASDVMGGYCYLNNAAIAAQAFLDQGRRKVAILDVDYHHGNGTQEIFYQRSDVFFASIHGDPQAEFPFFLGYADEQGEGDGLGYNVNYPLPAGSDWPTWSKALDQACERIAAYGPDVLVISLGVDTFKDDPISQFKLDSPDYLEMGERIARLGKPTLFVMEGGYAVEEIGINAVNVLEGFERAQQEAQA; from the coding sequence ATGCTGACGATCTATTCCGATGACCACCGCCTGCACCACGGCCGCTGCGAGCTGATCGACGGGCAACTGATGCCCTGCTTCGAAATGCCGTCGCGCGCCGACCATGTTCTGCAGCGGGTAGAAGCCCGCGAACTGGGTGCCATCAAGGGCCCCGCCGACTTTGGCCGCGCACCCTTGCTGCGCGTGCACAGCGCCGACTACCTGAACTTCTTCGAAGGTGCCTGGCAACGCTGGGCCGAACTGGGCCACGACGGCGACCTGCTGCCCTTCACCTGGCCGGCGCGCACGTTGCGCAGCGTCAAACCCGTCGGCCTGCATGGCGAACTCGGTTACTACAGCTTCGACGCTGGCGCACCGATCACCGCAGGTACCTGGCAAGCCGCCTACAGCGCCGCGCAAGTTGCCCTCACCGCCCAGGCTGCTATCCAGAGCGGCGCCCACAGCGCCTTCGCCCTCTGTCGCCCACCAGGCCATCACGCCGCCAGCGACGTCATGGGCGGCTACTGCTACCTGAACAACGCTGCCATTGCCGCCCAGGCCTTCCTCGATCAGGGCCGGCGCAAGGTAGCGATCCTCGATGTCGACTACCATCACGGCAACGGCACCCAGGAGATCTTCTATCAGCGCAGTGACGTGTTCTTCGCGTCGATTCACGGCGATCCGCAGGCCGAGTTCCCGTTCTTCCTCGGCTATGCCGACGAGCAAGGCGAAGGTGACGGCCTGGGCTACAACGTCAACTACCCGTTGCCTGCCGGCAGTGACTGGCCAACCTGGAGCAAGGCGCTGGATCAGGCCTGTGAACGCATTGCCGCCTACGGCCCGGACGTGCTGGTGATTTCCCTGGGTGTGGATACGTTCAAGGACGACCCGATTTCCCAGTTCAAGCTCGACAGCCCCGATTATCTGGAAATGGGCGAGCGCATCGCCCGCCTCGGCAAACCGACGCTGTTCGTCATGGAAGGCGGTTATGCGGTCGAGGAAATCGGCATCAACGCGGTAAACGTACTTGAAGGTTTCGAACGCGCCCAACAGGAAGCTCAAGCATGA
- a CDS encoding GNAT family N-acetyltransferase, producing MSSVIIRPVTADDHSVWLPLWQAYQRFYETRIAAEVSAVTWTRMLDPNEPTNAALAWVDGKAVGMVHWIYHRSNWSIENSCYLQDLYVQSEQRGLGVGRQLIEYVYATAKAAGCAKVHWLTHESNATAISLYEQVAERPGFIQFRKPL from the coding sequence ATGTCTAGCGTCATCATCCGTCCGGTCACAGCCGACGATCACAGCGTCTGGCTGCCGCTGTGGCAGGCGTATCAGCGCTTCTACGAAACCCGTATTGCCGCCGAGGTCAGCGCCGTGACCTGGACGCGTATGCTCGACCCGAATGAACCGACCAACGCCGCGCTGGCCTGGGTCGATGGCAAGGCGGTGGGCATGGTCCACTGGATCTATCACCGCTCCAACTGGAGCATCGAGAACTCCTGCTACCTGCAAGACCTGTACGTGCAAAGTGAGCAACGTGGCCTGGGTGTCGGCCGCCAACTGATCGAATACGTCTACGCTACGGCAAAGGCCGCAGGCTGCGCCAAAGTGCACTGGCTGACCCATGAATCCAATGCCACGGCCATCAGCCTGTACGAGCAGGTCGCCGAGCGGCCCGGCTTCATCCAGTTCCGTAAACCGCTGTAA
- a CDS encoding acetyl-CoA carboxylase biotin carboxylase subunit, with the protein MIKKILIANRGEIAVRIVRACAEMGIRSVAIYSDADRHALHVKRADEAHSIGAEPLAGYLNPRKLVNLAVETGCDALHPGYGFLSENAELADICAERGIKFIGPAAEVIRRMGDKTEARRSMIKAGVPVTPGTEGNVADIHEALVEGDRIGYPVMLKATSGGGGRGIRRCNSREELEQAFPRVISEATKAFGSAEVFLEKCIVNPKHIEAQILGDSFGNVVHLFERDCSIQRRNQKLIEIAPSPQLTPEQRAYIGDLSVRAAKAVGYENAGTVEFLLADGEVYFMEMNTRVQVEHTITEEITGIDIVREQIRIASGLPLSVKQEDIQHRGFALQFRINAEDPKNNFLPSFGKITRYYAPGGPGVRTDTAIYTGYTIPPFYDSMCLKLVVWALTWEEAMDRGLRALDDMRVQGVKTTAAYYQEILRNPEFRSGQFNTSFVESHPELTNYSIKRKPEELALAIAAAIAAHAGL; encoded by the coding sequence CTGTTCGAATCGTGCGTGCCTGCGCCGAGATGGGCATCCGTTCCGTGGCGATCTACTCCGACGCCGACCGCCACGCCTTGCACGTCAAACGTGCCGATGAGGCCCACAGTATTGGTGCCGAGCCCCTGGCCGGTTACCTCAACCCGCGCAAGCTGGTGAACCTGGCGGTGGAAACCGGTTGTGATGCACTGCATCCCGGTTATGGCTTTCTGTCGGAAAACGCTGAACTTGCGGACATCTGCGCCGAACGTGGAATCAAGTTCATAGGCCCGGCGGCAGAAGTCATTCGTCGCATGGGTGACAAGACCGAAGCCCGTCGCAGCATGATCAAGGCCGGTGTACCCGTCACCCCTGGTACTGAAGGCAACGTCGCCGACATCCACGAGGCCCTGGTGGAGGGCGATCGCATCGGTTATCCGGTGATGCTCAAGGCCACCTCCGGCGGTGGCGGTCGCGGTATTCGCCGTTGCAACAGCCGTGAGGAGCTGGAGCAAGCCTTCCCGCGGGTCATCTCCGAAGCCACCAAGGCCTTCGGTTCGGCAGAAGTGTTCCTGGAAAAATGCATCGTCAATCCCAAGCACATCGAGGCGCAAATCCTGGGTGACAGCTTCGGCAACGTCGTGCACCTGTTCGAGCGCGATTGCTCGATCCAGCGGCGTAACCAGAAGCTCATCGAAATCGCCCCAAGCCCGCAACTAACCCCCGAACAGCGTGCCTATATCGGCGACCTGTCGGTGCGCGCGGCCAAGGCCGTGGGGTATGAGAACGCCGGCACCGTGGAGTTCCTGCTCGCCGATGGCGAGGTGTACTTCATGGAGATGAACACCCGGGTGCAGGTGGAACACACCATCACCGAAGAAATCACCGGCATCGACATCGTTCGCGAGCAGATTCGCATCGCCTCCGGTTTGCCGCTGTCGGTCAAGCAGGAAGACATCCAGCACCGCGGCTTCGCGCTGCAGTTCCGGATCAACGCCGAAGACCCGAAGAACAACTTCCTGCCCAGCTTCGGCAAGATCACCCGCTACTACGCCCCCGGCGGCCCGGGCGTGCGTACCGACACAGCGATCTACACCGGCTACACCATTCCACCGTTCTACGATTCGATGTGCCTGAAACTGGTGGTCTGGGCGCTGACCTGGGAAGAAGCCATGGACCGCGGCCTGCGGGCCCTGGACGACATGCGCGTGCAAGGGGTAAAGACCACCGCCGCCTATTACCAGGAAATCCTGCGCAATCCGGAATTTCGCAGCGGTCAGTTCAATACCAGTTTCGTTGAAAGCCATCCGGAACTGACCAACTACTCGATCAAGCGCAAACCCGAAGAGCTGGCCCTGGCCATCGCCGCCGCCATCGCCGCCCACGCAGGCCTGTGA
- a CDS encoding GNAT family N-acetyltransferase translates to MSNPLNWHPAKRPQPAPVTGRFIRLEKLDPKRDRDDLWEVFQGPQADNRLWDYLAYGPFSEREDFDHWLDTNAASNDPLFYSVIDLASGQTQGILSLMSIVPDQGRIEIGHIAFGAAMQRTPKGTEAIYLLGKLAFELGNRRLEWKCNDDNARSKRAALRFGFTFEGVFRKHMVIKDRNRDTAWFSITDDEWPTIAAGFERWLAPDNQPPEGQMRTLEACRTSA, encoded by the coding sequence ATGAGCAATCCATTGAACTGGCACCCGGCCAAACGCCCGCAACCTGCGCCAGTGACCGGGCGCTTCATCCGCCTGGAAAAGCTCGACCCCAAACGCGACCGCGATGACCTCTGGGAAGTGTTCCAGGGCCCCCAGGCCGACAACAGACTGTGGGACTACCTGGCGTACGGTCCGTTCAGCGAGCGCGAAGACTTCGATCACTGGCTCGACACCAACGCCGCCAGCAACGACCCACTGTTCTACAGTGTCATTGACCTGGCCAGCGGCCAGACCCAGGGCATCCTCAGCCTGATGTCGATCGTGCCTGACCAGGGCCGTATCGAGATTGGTCACATCGCCTTCGGCGCCGCCATGCAACGCACGCCCAAGGGCACTGAAGCCATCTACCTGCTCGGCAAACTGGCGTTCGAGCTGGGCAACCGGCGCCTGGAATGGAAGTGCAACGATGACAACGCCCGCTCCAAGCGCGCTGCGCTGCGCTTTGGCTTTACCTTCGAAGGGGTGTTTCGCAAGCACATGGTGATCAAGGACCGTAACCGCGACACGGCCTGGTTCTCGATCACCGACGACGAGTGGCCAACGATTGCGGCGGGGTTCGAGCGCTGGTTGGCACCCGATAACCAGCCGCCAGAGGGGCAGATGCGAACATTGGAAGCGTGCCGCACCAGTGCCTGA
- the oadA gene encoding sodium-extruding oxaloacetate decarboxylase subunit alpha, translating to MSKKIFVTDTILRDAHQSLLATRMRTEDMLPICDKLDKVGYWSLEVWGGATFDACVRFLKEDPWERLRKLRAALPNTRLQMLLRGQNLLGYRHYSDDVVKAFVAKAAVNGIDVFRIFDAMNDVRNLRVAIEAVKAAGKHAQGTIAYTTSPVHTIEAFVAQAKQMEAMGCDSVAIKDMAGLLTPFATGELVKALKAEQSLPVFVHSHDTAGLAAMCQLKAIENGADHIDTAISSFAWGTSHPGTESMVAALKGSEFDTGLSLELLQEIGLYFYAVRKKYHQFESEFTAVDTRVQVNQVPGGMISNLANQLKEQGALNRMNEVLAEIPRVREDLGFPPLVTPTSQIVGTQAFFNVLAGERYKTITNEVKLYLQGGYGKAPGVVDENLRRQAIGSEEVIDVRPADLLKPEMTKLRNDIGALAKSEEDVLTYAMFPDIGRKFLEEREAGTLTPEVLLPIPEAGAVASASGEGVPTEFVIDVHGETYRVDITGVGVKAEGKRHFYLSIDGMPEEVVFEPLNEFVGGGSSKRKQASAPGHVSTTMPGNIVDVLVKEGDTVKAGQPVLITEAMKMETEVQAAIAGKVTAIHVAKGDRVNPGEILIEIEG from the coding sequence ATGTCCAAGAAAATCTTTGTAACCGACACAATCCTGCGCGACGCCCACCAGTCCCTGCTGGCCACCCGCATGCGTACCGAAGACATGCTGCCGATCTGCGACAAGCTCGACAAGGTTGGCTACTGGTCGCTGGAAGTCTGGGGCGGCGCCACTTTCGACGCCTGCGTGCGCTTCCTCAAGGAAGACCCGTGGGAGCGCCTGCGCAAACTGCGTGCGGCCCTGCCCAATACCCGCTTGCAGATGCTCCTGCGCGGGCAGAACCTGCTTGGCTACCGCCACTACAGCGACGACGTGGTCAAAGCCTTCGTCGCCAAGGCCGCAGTCAACGGTATCGATGTGTTCCGTATCTTCGATGCCATGAACGATGTGCGTAACCTGCGTGTGGCCATCGAAGCGGTCAAGGCCGCCGGCAAACATGCCCAGGGTACCATCGCCTACACCACTAGCCCGGTGCACACCATCGAGGCCTTCGTTGCCCAGGCCAAGCAGATGGAAGCCATGGGCTGCGATTCGGTGGCCATCAAGGACATGGCCGGCCTGCTGACGCCGTTCGCCACCGGCGAGCTGGTCAAGGCGCTGAAGGCCGAGCAGTCGCTGCCAGTGTTCGTGCATTCTCACGACACCGCCGGCCTGGCTGCCATGTGCCAGCTCAAGGCTATCGAGAACGGTGCCGACCATATCGACACGGCGATCTCCAGCTTTGCCTGGGGCACCAGCCATCCGGGTACCGAGTCGATGGTCGCCGCGCTCAAGGGCAGCGAGTTCGACACCGGCCTGAGCCTGGAGCTGTTGCAGGAAATCGGCCTGTATTTCTACGCCGTGCGCAAGAAGTACCACCAGTTCGAAAGCGAATTCACCGCCGTCGATACCCGGGTGCAAGTCAACCAGGTGCCCGGCGGGATGATTTCCAACCTGGCCAACCAGCTCAAGGAGCAGGGTGCGCTCAATCGGATGAACGAAGTGCTGGCGGAAATCCCGCGGGTGCGTGAAGACCTTGGCTTCCCGCCGCTGGTGACCCCGACCTCGCAGATCGTCGGCACCCAGGCATTCTTCAACGTGCTCGCCGGCGAGCGCTACAAGACCATCACCAACGAGGTGAAGTTGTACTTGCAAGGCGGTTACGGCAAGGCCCCGGGTGTGGTCGACGAAAATCTGAGGCGCCAGGCGATTGGCAGCGAAGAGGTTATCGACGTACGCCCGGCCGACCTGCTCAAGCCGGAAATGACCAAGCTGCGCAACGACATCGGTGCCCTGGCCAAGTCGGAAGAAGACGTACTGACCTACGCCATGTTCCCGGACATCGGGCGCAAATTCCTTGAGGAGCGTGAGGCCGGCACCCTGACCCCGGAAGTGCTGTTGCCGATTCCAGAGGCTGGTGCTGTGGCTTCGGCCAGTGGCGAGGGCGTACCGACCGAGTTCGTCATCGATGTGCACGGCGAGACCTACCGTGTGGACATCACCGGTGTGGGCGTCAAGGCCGAAGGCAAACGGCACTTCTACCTGTCCATCGACGGTATGCCGGAAGAAGTGGTGTTCGAGCCGCTCAACGAGTTCGTTGGCGGTGGCAGCAGCAAACGCAAGCAAGCCAGTGCGCCGGGCCATGTCAGCACTACCATGCCAGGCAACATCGTTGATGTGCTGGTCAAGGAAGGCGACACGGTCAAAGCCGGCCAGCCGGTGCTGATCACCGAGGCAATGAAAATGGAGACCGAAGTGCAGGCGGCGATTGCCGGCAAGGTCACCGCCATTCATGTGGCCAAGGGTGACCGGGTCAACCCGGGCGAGATCCTGATTGAGATCGAAGGCTGA
- a CDS encoding polyamine ABC transporter substrate-binding protein, with the protein MTRLKRLLAPLLCTSLLAGSLEAAEQRTLRVYNWFDYITPQTLVDFQKDSQVKLIYDIFDTNEALEAKLLTGNSGYDVVVPSNVFLAKQIEAGVFQPLDRSKLPNWQHLDPKLMKLIEANDPGNKFAVPYMYGTVLIGFNPAKVKAALGDNAPVDSWDLIFKEENIAKLKQCGVALLDSPSEILPLALHYLGLPPNSTKPADYKKAEELLLKIRPHVTYFHSSKYMADIANGDICVAVGYSGSFSQAANRATEAKNGVVVDMRLPKEGAPIWFDMLAIPKGAANPEDAYTFINYLLQPKVIAPISDFVGYPNPNKDATDLVAPAIRNNPNLYPTEAAMAKLYTLQPLPRDAERARTRAWTKIKAGT; encoded by the coding sequence ATGACTCGACTCAAGCGCCTGCTCGCCCCCCTGCTCTGCACCAGCCTGCTCGCCGGTAGCCTGGAAGCTGCCGAACAACGCACCCTGCGGGTCTACAACTGGTTCGACTACATCACCCCGCAAACCTTGGTGGACTTCCAGAAAGACAGCCAGGTCAAACTCATCTACGACATCTTCGACACCAACGAAGCCCTGGAAGCCAAGCTGCTGACCGGCAACTCCGGCTACGACGTGGTGGTGCCATCCAACGTGTTCCTGGCCAAGCAGATCGAAGCGGGGGTGTTCCAGCCGCTGGACCGCAGCAAACTGCCTAACTGGCAGCACCTGGACCCGAAACTGATGAAGTTGATCGAGGCCAACGACCCCGGCAACAAATTCGCCGTGCCCTACATGTACGGCACCGTGCTGATCGGCTTCAACCCGGCCAAGGTCAAAGCGGCGCTGGGCGACAACGCCCCGGTCGACAGTTGGGACCTGATCTTCAAGGAAGAAAACATCGCCAAGCTCAAGCAGTGCGGCGTGGCCTTGCTCGACTCGCCGTCAGAGATCCTGCCGCTGGCCCTGCACTACCTGGGCCTGCCACCGAACAGCACGAAACCTGCGGACTACAAAAAGGCTGAGGAACTGCTGCTGAAGATCCGCCCGCACGTCACCTACTTCCACTCCTCCAAGTACATGGCCGATATCGCCAATGGCGACATCTGCGTGGCGGTCGGCTACTCGGGCAGCTTCTCCCAGGCGGCCAACCGTGCCACCGAGGCGAAGAACGGCGTGGTGGTGGACATGCGCTTGCCCAAGGAGGGCGCACCGATCTGGTTCGACATGCTGGCAATCCCCAAAGGTGCGGCCAACCCGGAAGATGCCTATACCTTCATCAACTATCTGCTGCAGCCCAAGGTGATCGCGCCCATCAGCGACTTTGTCGGCTACCCCAACCCCAACAAGGACGCCACCGACCTGGTCGCACCGGCCATCCGCAATAACCCCAACCTGTACCCGACCGAAGCCGCCATGGCCAAGCTCTATACCCTGCAACCGCTGCCGCGCGATGCAGAGCGGGCTCGCACCCGCGCCTGGACCAAGATCAAGGCCGGGACCTGA
- a CDS encoding FMN-binding negative transcriptional regulator, with amino-acid sequence MFTPSSHKETDLERLHQQIEQTRLAVLVTHGEQGLQASHLPLLLDRSLGENGTLYGHFARANKQWQDLANGAEALLVFAGPDAYVSAGYYPSKVDDPRTVPTWNYVTVHAWGKAEVFHDAERLLDIVRRLSDQHEQHQATPWSVDEAPADYMAGMLKAIVGFALPIERLQGTRKLSQNRSAIDIEGVRNGLAGSSDPLDNQLAALMGQP; translated from the coding sequence ATGTTCACACCTTCGAGCCACAAGGAAACCGATCTCGAGCGCCTGCACCAGCAGATCGAGCAAACACGCCTGGCCGTACTGGTCACTCACGGTGAGCAGGGTTTGCAGGCCAGCCACCTGCCACTGCTGCTGGATCGCAGCCTGGGCGAAAACGGCACGCTTTATGGCCACTTCGCCCGGGCCAACAAGCAATGGCAGGACCTGGCCAACGGCGCCGAGGCGCTACTGGTGTTTGCCGGGCCCGATGCTTATGTCAGCGCCGGCTACTATCCCAGCAAGGTCGACGACCCGCGCACAGTACCGACCTGGAACTATGTGACCGTACACGCCTGGGGCAAGGCCGAGGTGTTCCACGATGCCGAACGGCTGCTGGATATCGTCAGGCGCCTGAGTGACCAGCATGAGCAGCACCAGGCCACCCCCTGGTCGGTGGACGAGGCGCCCGCCGACTACATGGCCGGCATGCTCAAGGCAATCGTCGGCTTCGCCCTGCCCATCGAGCGCCTGCAAGGCACACGCAAACTCAGCCAGAACCGTTCGGCTATCGATATCGAAGGCGTGCGCAACGGTCTGGCGGGCAGCAGCGATCCCCTGGACAACCAACTGGCCGCCCTGATGGGCCAACCTTGA
- the pdxR gene encoding MocR-like pyridoxine biosynthesis transcription factor PdxR: protein MSEHPFTLPFDPTGIVLDRRQGLSRQLYQALRMRVLDGRLSSGTRLPASRDMAAALALSRNSVVRAYDQLYAEGYIESRVGDGTYVSQLPKLSTKVSTGLSLGFSTGLSTKSVKNTEDTSSKVIHTAPLSRLESHHLPPPKSGAPRAFRVGLPAFDLFPFDVWAKLQAGFWRNPEPAALGYGDPAGELQLRELIATYLRRSRGLSCVAEQIVITSGAQQAISLCAQLLLEPGEVVAVENPGYRAAGNAFALTGAKVQGVGVDHEGLDCSALDAVEHCRLSYVTPSHQYPTGVTMSLARRLDLLAWAERKDGWIIEDDYDGEYRYSGDPLAPLAALDRSGRVLYVGTFGKIAFPALRLGYLVLPRQLVQAFSRCRALAVRHSEVGTQAVMAQFMAQGHFQRHIRRMRRAALSRRNTLKAGWPTDVAGVGPMPEVAAGLHVKVDVDSYAREQELIARAEAVGVELNALSEYWLPDSTVPVDKRAGLVLGFASVNEAATADALARLRRAWRQ from the coding sequence ATGAGTGAGCACCCCTTCACTTTGCCGTTCGACCCCACAGGTATCGTGCTCGATCGCCGCCAGGGTCTGAGCCGCCAGCTTTATCAGGCCCTGCGCATGCGAGTGCTGGACGGTCGCCTGAGCAGCGGTACGCGGCTGCCGGCCAGCCGCGATATGGCGGCGGCGCTGGCACTTTCGCGCAATAGCGTGGTGCGTGCTTATGATCAGTTGTACGCCGAAGGCTATATAGAAAGCCGGGTGGGCGATGGCACCTATGTTAGCCAACTTCCAAAACTATCCACAAAAGTATCCACAGGGTTATCCCTGGGTTTTTCCACAGGGTTATCCACAAAATCAGTAAAAAATACTGAGGATACATCCAGTAAAGTTATCCACACTGCCCCATTGAGCCGCCTGGAAAGCCACCACTTGCCGCCGCCAAAAAGCGGTGCGCCGCGGGCTTTTCGAGTGGGGCTGCCAGCGTTCGACCTATTCCCGTTTGATGTCTGGGCCAAGCTGCAGGCGGGTTTCTGGCGTAATCCCGAGCCTGCCGCGCTCGGTTATGGTGATCCGGCTGGTGAACTGCAGTTGCGCGAACTTATCGCTACCTATTTGCGCCGATCCCGCGGGCTTTCCTGCGTGGCTGAACAAATTGTGATCACCAGTGGTGCACAGCAAGCCATCAGCCTTTGTGCACAGCTGCTGCTGGAGCCTGGCGAAGTAGTGGCTGTGGAAAACCCCGGTTACCGAGCCGCCGGCAACGCCTTTGCACTGACCGGGGCAAAGGTGCAGGGAGTGGGGGTAGACCATGAAGGCCTGGACTGCTCTGCACTTGATGCCGTGGAGCATTGCCGCCTCAGCTATGTGACGCCATCTCACCAGTACCCGACTGGCGTCACCATGAGCCTGGCCCGGCGCCTGGATTTGCTGGCCTGGGCCGAGCGCAAGGACGGCTGGATCATCGAAGATGACTATGACGGTGAGTACCGCTACAGCGGCGACCCGTTAGCGCCGCTGGCGGCGTTGGACCGTAGCGGCCGGGTGCTTTATGTCGGTACCTTCGGCAAGATCGCTTTTCCGGCGCTGCGCCTGGGCTACCTGGTGCTGCCACGGCAACTGGTCCAGGCCTTTTCCCGCTGTCGGGCGCTGGCCGTGCGGCATTCGGAGGTGGGTACTCAGGCGGTAATGGCGCAATTTATGGCTCAGGGCCATTTTCAGCGGCATATCCGGCGCATGCGTCGCGCTGCCTTGAGCCGCCGCAACACCTTGAAAGCGGGCTGGCCCACGGATGTTGCCGGTGTCGGGCCGATGCCTGAAGTGGCGGCAGGACTGCATGTGAAAGTCGATGTCGACAGCTACGCCCGTGAGCAGGAATTGATTGCCCGTGCCGAAGCGGTGGGTGTTGAGCTCAATGCCCTGAGTGAGTACTGGTTGCCAGACTCGACGGTCCCTGTGGATAAACGTGCTGGTCTGGTACTGGGCTTCGCCTCTGTCAACGAAGCGGCGACTGCCGATGCCCTGGCCCGCTTGCGGCGGGCCTGGCGTCAGTGA